A genome region from Euphorbia lathyris chromosome 4, ddEupLath1.1, whole genome shotgun sequence includes the following:
- the LOC136226737 gene encoding zinc finger protein ZAT12-like: protein MKRSFHNLHPEVVDSISMANCLMLLSQGRETMSFPNFEALKNNNNVNLITSSNRVFECKTCNRQFPSFQALGGHRASHKKPRLMAVDGGNSSSETQSSSSTSPAKPKTHECSICGLEFAIGQALGGHMRRHRAAINDHQNAEMVVMKPSPTTTPIVKKSNSRRVLCLDLNLTPFENDLELFKIGKTAPMVDCFI, encoded by the coding sequence ATGAAGAGAAGTTTTCACAATCTACACCCAGAAGTTGTCGATAGCATAAGCATGGCTAACTGCTTGATGTTATTATCTCAAGGAAGGGAAACGATGTCGTTCCCAAACTTCGAAGCCCTGAAGAACAATAATAATGTTAATCTAATTACTTCTTCAAATCGTGTTTTCGAGTGCAAAACCTGCAATCGGCAGTTTCCGTCGTTCCAAGCCCTCGGCGGCCACCGTGCGAGTCACAAGAAGCCGCGATTAATGGCTGTAGACGGGGGCAACTCGTCATCGGAGACTCAGTCATCTTCGTCGACTTCTCCGGCGAAACCTAAAACGCACGAATGTTCGATCTGTGGATTGGAATTTGCGATTGGACAAGCGTTAGGAGGTCATATGAGAAGACATAGAGCGGCGATTAATGATCATCAAAACGCAGAAATGGTGGTGATGAAGCCATCTCCGACGACGACTCCGATTGTTAAGAAATCGAATAGCAGAAGAGTTTTGTGTTTGGATTTGAATTTAACTCCGTTTGAAAATGATTTGGAGTTGTTTAAGATTGGAAAGACAGCTCCGATGGTTGATTgtttcatttaa